The Sedimentisphaera salicampi genome includes a region encoding these proteins:
- a CDS encoding ShlB/FhaC/HecB family hemolysin secretion/activation protein — MEQFKSQKPFLEERLEVQKENAKEQYEQKVKAEKASYKKKILAVKKRKEEAGVAGLGGLFVSGEKKKIKQRLDNEKKALEARHKKRLKELKDQYKNSLQQVKAVKKELSEKEKRLESSLRAAEKAEKAKQSDKSKAAVKDKGKQEADKKEKPADESEAPMPDSDEKLKAIEKQLIKKLEELSIKEEQIVKDLKEALHDAREDYEAKKESIRKNCSEQIAVLKKNLRKSEKAESPAEQEKLNTRIAALKIDRERQIKGLSSEYESEREEIRSKHEDRNESIKSQYAQVLEEYSDKYADAGGSEEYIEEKYSDQPVDKLKEVMARSEEKKISAQKKRLNQRRKETNRSIKNAYKANLADEERAYKDSLKKLEGNKEAIKKLKAEYENKKKQLKEKYLADLKASNLKYDYLIAEASVPSYLDYQSSDQKFKVEDFAIFGNEHIPDSELIENMPVIYSEKGEEEKHYDLTVFHKLLMKQSKSEQVSKAEIQGLIKYILEQYNKRYSGIFVYVPATEMNSQGGLKNNKLNINVIEGKVGESSSKYYNVDSETKTGLPEKKEDGHIDAEIVQSWSPAKKGELIKHNELNSFVQVLNQNPDLYVSPVVSRGDDPNTMNIEYQFYERRPWHILAQIDNSGSEERQWDPVIGLTTTNLTGRNDTATIFYQGGLFEEPSQAFKDNYSVFASYKFPFFTPYLQNRVYYGYSQFDSDSQAISDLLFRGEGEIYGTEFILNLFSAGEWMLDAKAGVSSEKSYINRVFGNSSIGIDTDIDLEMLGGGLVLYRDQGLNKTRVEVGVDYNYDGSSEEEFDKARRRAEPDFSILSVNFNHDQFFGESKIHRLKTDFEYIYSSDRLVSSKMSTFGGFNSVRGYEEDEIVADGGYNASLQYELDLLGFMNYRKDSEDEKVKSDKFSRIALAGFADYGKPDFVDPIAGEDDSQELFSAGLGAVWGFGENLEGEIYCGFPFEDTEETEKGDQRWSVRFIYRW; from the coding sequence ATGGAGCAATTCAAATCTCAAAAACCTTTCCTTGAGGAAAGGCTTGAGGTGCAGAAGGAAAATGCAAAAGAGCAGTACGAACAAAAGGTGAAGGCTGAAAAAGCTTCTTATAAAAAGAAGATCTTAGCAGTCAAAAAGCGTAAAGAAGAGGCCGGGGTTGCTGGTCTTGGAGGACTCTTTGTCTCAGGCGAGAAGAAGAAAATTAAGCAAAGGCTGGATAATGAGAAAAAAGCCCTTGAGGCCAGGCACAAAAAAAGGCTTAAGGAACTCAAAGACCAGTACAAAAATTCCTTGCAGCAGGTCAAAGCTGTGAAAAAGGAATTAAGCGAAAAAGAGAAAAGACTTGAATCTTCTCTTAGAGCCGCTGAGAAGGCAGAGAAAGCTAAACAATCCGATAAAAGCAAGGCTGCTGTTAAAGACAAGGGCAAGCAGGAAGCTGATAAGAAAGAAAAGCCGGCAGATGAATCTGAAGCCCCCATGCCGGACAGCGATGAGAAGCTCAAAGCTATTGAAAAACAGCTTATCAAAAAACTTGAAGAGCTTTCCATTAAGGAAGAGCAAATCGTAAAAGATTTGAAAGAAGCCTTGCACGATGCCAGAGAGGATTATGAAGCCAAAAAGGAAAGCATCAGAAAGAACTGTTCTGAGCAGATTGCTGTATTGAAAAAGAACCTCAGGAAATCTGAAAAGGCTGAAAGCCCTGCCGAGCAGGAAAAACTCAATACCAGAATAGCAGCATTAAAGATTGACAGAGAACGTCAGATAAAAGGGCTGAGCTCAGAGTATGAGTCCGAACGCGAAGAAATAAGATCTAAGCATGAGGATAGAAATGAGAGCATCAAATCTCAGTATGCTCAGGTGTTGGAAGAATATTCAGATAAGTATGCTGATGCGGGCGGCTCAGAGGAATACATTGAAGAGAAATATTCAGATCAGCCTGTTGATAAACTCAAAGAGGTAATGGCTCGCAGCGAAGAAAAGAAAATTTCCGCACAGAAAAAAAGACTGAATCAGCGTCGCAAGGAAACCAATAGATCTATTAAAAACGCTTATAAGGCAAACCTCGCCGACGAAGAGCGGGCCTATAAAGATTCGCTGAAAAAACTCGAAGGGAATAAAGAGGCTATAAAGAAGCTCAAGGCTGAATACGAGAATAAAAAGAAACAGCTGAAAGAGAAATATTTAGCCGACCTGAAGGCCAGCAACCTGAAATACGATTACCTGATTGCAGAGGCATCGGTTCCTTCTTATCTGGATTATCAGAGCTCTGATCAGAAATTCAAAGTTGAAGACTTTGCTATTTTTGGCAATGAGCATATCCCTGACAGTGAGCTTATAGAAAATATGCCTGTAATATATTCTGAAAAGGGCGAAGAAGAAAAACATTACGACCTTACCGTTTTTCATAAGCTTCTTATGAAGCAGTCTAAATCCGAGCAGGTTTCTAAGGCAGAGATTCAGGGATTGATCAAATATATCCTTGAGCAGTACAACAAACGTTATTCCGGTATATTTGTGTATGTCCCTGCAACAGAAATGAACAGCCAGGGCGGACTGAAGAATAATAAGCTTAATATAAATGTGATTGAGGGCAAAGTAGGCGAATCATCCAGTAAATACTACAACGTGGACTCTGAAACCAAAACCGGTTTGCCTGAAAAGAAAGAAGACGGCCATATTGATGCTGAGATAGTCCAGTCTTGGTCGCCAGCGAAAAAAGGCGAATTGATTAAACATAATGAGCTTAACAGCTTTGTTCAAGTTCTTAATCAGAATCCAGATTTGTATGTCAGTCCTGTGGTAAGCAGAGGTGATGACCCGAATACTATGAATATTGAATATCAATTCTATGAGAGAAGGCCTTGGCATATCCTCGCTCAGATTGATAATTCCGGCTCTGAAGAAAGACAGTGGGACCCTGTTATAGGTCTTACTACTACAAACCTTACAGGAAGAAATGATACGGCCACAATATTCTATCAGGGCGGTCTTTTTGAAGAACCATCACAGGCGTTCAAGGACAATTACTCTGTTTTCGCCTCATATAAGTTCCCGTTCTTCACTCCCTACCTTCAGAATAGAGTTTACTATGGATACAGCCAATTTGATTCCGATTCTCAGGCGATATCAGATTTGCTTTTCCGTGGTGAGGGTGAAATCTACGGAACGGAATTTATCTTAAATCTTTTCAGTGCAGGCGAATGGATGCTTGATGCAAAGGCAGGGGTAAGTTCTGAAAAATCTTATATTAACCGTGTATTCGGTAACAGCAGTATCGGCATTGACACTGATATTGATTTGGAAATGCTCGGCGGCGGGCTCGTCCTTTACAGAGACCAGGGCCTGAATAAAACGCGAGTTGAGGTTGGCGTGGATTATAATTACGACGGGTCTTCTGAAGAGGAATTTGATAAGGCAAGACGCAGAGCAGAGCCCGATTTCAGTATATTATCTGTGAACTTCAATCATGACCAATTCTTTGGGGAAAGTAAAATACATCGCTTGAAAACTGATTTTGAATACATCTATTCCTCAGACAGGCTTGTCTCATCCAAAATGAGCACCTTTGGCGGATTTAATTCTGTAAGGGGCTATGAAGAGGATGAGATAGTTGCAGACGGCGGCTATAATGCTAGTTTGCAGTATGAGTTGGATTTACTTGGTTTTATGAATTACCGGAAAGACTCAGAAGATGAAAAAGTTAAAAGCGATAAATTTTCTAGGATAGCTTTGGCAGGTTTCGCAGATTACGGCAAGCCCGATTTCGTCGATCCCATTGCAGGTGAAGACGATTCTCAGGAGCTTTTCTCAGCAGGCCTTGGTGCTGTTTGGGGATTTGGCGAAAATCTTGAAGGTGAAATTTACTGCGGCTTCCCGTTTGAAGATACAGAAGAAACTGAAAAGGGCGATCAAAGATGGAGTGTTCGCTTCATATATCGTTGGTAA
- a CDS encoding type VI secretion protein IcmF/TssM N-terminal domain-containing protein, with protein sequence MFKLSDFNTLPMSSKALFLMCGGGVVGGIIYYLNRFGNFLKGPMIWVIAGGLLLIIILFVLYKLILKKIQKSKAAPMEKGILKSSAPKNINDPDETARLEYLRNKFKEGMETYKVAGKNVYELPWYLVIGEPGSGKTEAIRHSNINFPPGLQDLLQGTGGTVNMNWWFSDDSVILDTAGRMVFDDVETGGTEEWKEFLHLLRKNRPNCPINGVLLVIPADTLIKDSLEEVEQKASKIAMQFDVIQRTLDVRFPVYVVISKCDLIQGFRDFFDDLNSHTEQNQIFGWSNPEPLDEQYNSQSVDDYFQSIRSWLNRRKFALIEDDLAQDSFTASRKPEFYFSFPSHLASISGKLKSYLDKVFSTSRTWSCKPLFFRGIYFTSSMREGAALDTELANFLNVELDKLEEDRVWGRDKSYFLKDLFINKIFPEKGLVTRATNANSAYTKRKASLLGICSGLIVLLIVLTGFSAYNWNKTVGGIKEYFSAKSWDIGNLKSISVVNDSGDFLGNKKMLFDSTGKELPRNEFYFDLSEKLKNFRQEGVPLMFKPAQLFSPGFVDQTVQAYGRLYKANVLWPIIKNALVELEEFEWGSYEDKNEAYINAVVALRQLIAARLGVDLESSLELKNQAKSYLEWPAEIVLNSESGSSNQAFKNLNRVYKDWFSKEADDAKFDLTEMLSSKTEGDKSAGKNQLAAFDDKIEKVIAEFAESWEKPNKNQKIKRFRVFISDLSSYKDYYNELFAEYPSDDVLPEEIKSSAVIEDAKKSVEKRIKELNSSYETIQESEFIESESLTDQWDDISEDYKKNVSDFIDFMKRDLQNYLKPGLVDSLKEKAGSEKQNEILNNAADSVSGLSEGSSEHPFKKAFASFVNKKLEDVKSSVKSFTGGDDYKKKVQDYHSFVLGKGERTLESCRNYASAIEGLLNKDFDKLSIFNFKDNWEDLAETVEDVQNNRAALADGKEFSAENFVSKFKMAELISKTVKKLPAEDSGLKELINENYSTNSNPDNFSTQFVFERGFSPPIAGKLKSGFEDLQKSFESDFSDSEYIKDEGKFTNYVNQEYEEYFKNYRDYWLYEYPQKFLDQYAASSKSWEEKYLKIKRANYLEKIELLLNDVDDAVGYYPYELTGSRIKDFQEDKDRVKLNSFTDDFDDVFGSWEALGKDVFEARRGILEGNLEDYFYSNSNEHKLLSYCCYKLTLSFIQTLADDYKSKFKSSVEELQEYLHRFPLNLNSDKELTAQGAAGYRENVASISFSNFAESPEFGVGDIDKELKTLFRPENIINPEYIKECDVLSKIIPEEGEEYYYKLAIESLEKQKSILNKFGSVQFNSRSLKTLDADYLFDEPVKYPSHNPSVISVNAYEYKTKRGKTASFSDETMWGGLKLWAGNRFEDNGVFKLPLHCQEEPHTDYHIILRLELFENKDCREEDKIDLPHLSTWQKAGNLGVDR encoded by the coding sequence ATGTTTAAGTTAAGCGATTTTAATACTCTCCCAATGAGCTCGAAAGCACTTTTCCTTATGTGCGGCGGGGGCGTTGTGGGTGGTATTATTTATTACCTCAACAGGTTTGGTAATTTTCTCAAAGGTCCGATGATCTGGGTAATAGCAGGCGGGCTTTTGCTGATTATTATTCTGTTTGTTTTATATAAACTGATCCTCAAGAAAATTCAGAAAAGTAAAGCTGCTCCGATGGAAAAAGGCATTCTTAAGAGCAGCGCACCGAAAAATATAAACGACCCGGATGAAACAGCCAGACTCGAATATCTCCGCAATAAATTCAAGGAGGGGATGGAGACATACAAAGTTGCAGGGAAAAATGTTTATGAGCTGCCATGGTATCTTGTGATTGGTGAGCCCGGTTCAGGTAAGACTGAAGCTATCAGGCATTCTAATATAAACTTCCCGCCCGGACTGCAGGATCTGCTGCAGGGTACAGGAGGGACTGTTAATATGAACTGGTGGTTTTCAGATGATTCTGTTATTCTTGATACCGCCGGGCGAATGGTTTTTGATGATGTAGAAACAGGCGGAACTGAGGAATGGAAGGAATTTCTTCATCTGCTTAGAAAAAATCGCCCTAACTGCCCGATCAACGGGGTACTCCTTGTTATCCCTGCCGACACACTTATTAAAGACAGTCTCGAAGAGGTGGAGCAGAAGGCATCAAAAATAGCAATGCAGTTTGATGTTATACAGAGAACGCTCGATGTGAGATTCCCTGTTTATGTAGTTATCAGTAAATGCGATTTGATACAGGGATTCAGAGATTTCTTCGACGATCTGAATTCTCATACAGAGCAGAATCAGATTTTTGGCTGGTCTAATCCCGAGCCGCTTGATGAGCAGTATAATTCTCAGTCTGTTGATGATTATTTCCAGAGCATCAGAAGCTGGCTTAATCGAAGGAAATTTGCTTTAATAGAAGATGATTTAGCTCAGGACAGTTTTACTGCTTCAAGAAAACCGGAATTCTATTTTTCTTTCCCATCGCATCTAGCTTCCATCAGCGGCAAGCTTAAATCATATTTAGACAAAGTTTTTTCAACCAGCAGAACGTGGTCTTGTAAGCCGCTGTTTTTCCGGGGAATATATTTCACTTCCTCTATGAGAGAGGGTGCTGCCCTTGATACTGAGCTTGCAAATTTCTTGAATGTTGAGCTGGATAAGCTCGAAGAAGACAGGGTTTGGGGCAGAGATAAATCATACTTCCTCAAAGACCTTTTCATCAACAAAATTTTCCCCGAAAAAGGATTGGTTACAAGAGCAACAAATGCAAACAGCGCATACACGAAAAGAAAAGCCTCGCTATTGGGGATTTGCTCTGGTTTGATTGTGCTGCTTATAGTACTCACAGGTTTTTCAGCATATAACTGGAACAAAACGGTGGGAGGTATTAAGGAGTATTTCAGCGCTAAAAGCTGGGACATTGGAAACCTAAAGTCAATTAGTGTTGTGAATGATTCAGGCGATTTTCTCGGCAATAAAAAAATGCTTTTTGATTCTACAGGCAAAGAGCTGCCTCGTAACGAATTTTATTTTGATTTAAGTGAAAAGCTCAAGAATTTCAGGCAGGAAGGTGTTCCTTTGATGTTTAAGCCTGCTCAGCTTTTCTCGCCGGGATTTGTCGACCAAACTGTTCAGGCGTACGGAAGGCTGTATAAAGCCAATGTTCTCTGGCCGATAATCAAAAACGCCCTTGTGGAATTGGAAGAGTTTGAATGGGGAAGTTATGAGGATAAAAACGAGGCTTATATCAATGCTGTTGTTGCATTAAGGCAGTTGATCGCGGCGAGGCTCGGGGTTGACCTTGAAAGCAGCTTAGAACTAAAGAATCAAGCAAAAAGCTATCTGGAATGGCCGGCAGAGATTGTTTTGAATTCAGAATCAGGCTCAAGTAATCAGGCGTTCAAAAATCTTAATAGAGTTTACAAAGATTGGTTTTCAAAAGAAGCTGATGACGCTAAGTTCGATTTGACTGAAATGCTTTCCTCCAAGACAGAGGGCGATAAAAGCGCCGGAAAAAATCAGTTAGCTGCCTTTGATGACAAAATTGAAAAGGTTATCGCCGAATTTGCTGAAAGCTGGGAGAAGCCGAATAAAAATCAAAAGATAAAAAGATTCAGGGTTTTTATCTCTGATTTAAGCTCCTACAAGGATTATTACAATGAGCTGTTTGCAGAATATCCATCAGATGATGTCTTGCCGGAAGAAATAAAAAGCAGTGCTGTTATTGAAGATGCAAAGAAATCCGTTGAGAAACGCATTAAAGAATTAAACAGCTCGTATGAAACGATCCAGGAATCTGAATTCATTGAATCCGAAAGCCTGACTGACCAGTGGGATGATATCTCCGAGGACTATAAGAAGAACGTTTCAGATTTCATAGATTTTATGAAACGGGATCTTCAGAACTATCTCAAGCCAGGTTTGGTTGACAGCCTGAAAGAGAAGGCAGGCTCGGAAAAACAAAATGAGATTTTGAATAATGCGGCTGATTCAGTTTCAGGTTTATCTGAAGGGAGCAGTGAGCATCCATTCAAAAAAGCTTTCGCAAGCTTTGTAAATAAAAAACTTGAGGACGTGAAAAGCAGCGTGAAAAGTTTTACTGGCGGGGATGATTATAAAAAGAAAGTTCAGGATTATCACAGTTTCGTGTTAGGGAAAGGTGAACGAACATTAGAGAGCTGCCGCAATTATGCTTCTGCAATTGAAGGGCTCCTGAATAAGGATTTTGATAAGCTGAGCATCTTTAATTTTAAGGACAACTGGGAAGATCTAGCTGAAACAGTGGAAGATGTTCAGAATAATAGGGCAGCCTTAGCTGATGGTAAAGAGTTCAGCGCGGAGAATTTTGTTTCAAAATTTAAGATGGCAGAATTAATCAGTAAAACCGTGAAGAAACTGCCTGCTGAAGATTCGGGACTGAAGGAGCTGATAAATGAAAATTACAGCACCAACTCAAATCCAGATAATTTCAGCACTCAGTTTGTCTTCGAAAGAGGTTTTTCACCTCCGATTGCCGGGAAGCTCAAATCCGGCTTTGAAGATTTGCAGAAGAGCTTCGAATCAGATTTCTCAGACTCTGAATATATAAAGGATGAAGGGAAATTCACAAATTATGTAAATCAAGAGTATGAAGAATATTTTAAGAATTACCGAGATTACTGGCTTTATGAATATCCTCAAAAATTCTTAGATCAATACGCTGCTTCCTCGAAGAGCTGGGAAGAGAAATATTTAAAGATCAAGAGAGCGAATTATCTCGAAAAAATCGAACTGCTGCTTAACGATGTAGATGATGCTGTGGGCTATTACCCTTATGAATTAACCGGTTCGCGGATTAAAGATTTCCAAGAAGACAAAGACAGGGTTAAGCTTAATTCATTCACTGATGATTTCGATGATGTCTTTGGGTCATGGGAGGCACTGGGAAAAGATGTCTTTGAAGCAAGGAGAGGAATTCTTGAAGGTAATCTGGAAGATTATTTCTATTCTAATTCTAATGAGCATAAACTCCTTTCTTATTGCTGCTATAAACTGACATTAAGCTTCATTCAAACTTTAGCTGATGATTACAAAAGCAAATTCAAAAGCTCTGTTGAAGAGCTTCAGGAATACCTTCACCGTTTTCCGCTTAACTTGAATTCAGATAAAGAGCTTACAGCACAGGGAGCTGCCGGATACAGGGAGAATGTTGCTTCAATTTCGTTCTCAAATTTTGCTGAGTCTCCGGAGTTTGGTGTAGGCGATATTGATAAGGAATTGAAAACACTGTTCAGGCCGGAAAATATTATTAACCCAGAATACATCAAAGAATGTGATGTTTTGTCAAAGATAATTCCAGAGGAAGGAGAAGAGTATTACTATAAACTCGCCATAGAGTCTTTGGAAAAACAGAAAAGCATTTTAAATAAGTTCGGGAGTGTTCAGTTTAACAGTCGCTCATTGAAGACCTTGGATGCTGATTACCTCTTTGATGAGCCTGTTAAATATCCTTCACATAACCCTTCAGTTATTTCTGTTAATGCTTATGAATACAAAACCAAGAGGGGGAAAACAGCAAGCTTTTCGGATGAAACCATGTGGGGAGGCTTGAAGCTGTGGGCAGGTAACAGGTTTGAAGATAATGGGGTGTTCAAGCTTCCGCTGCACTGCCAGGAAGAGCCGCACACAGATTATCATATAATTTTAAGATTGGAGCTTTTCGAAAATAAAGATTGTCGTGAAGAGGACAAGATTGATCTGCCGCATTTGAGCACTTGGCAGAAAGCAGGAAATTTGGGAGTTGATAGGTAA
- a CDS encoding DotU family type IV/VI secretion system protein, translated as MGLIEITEPFLSYICTLKKLSNSGDVLDASKIRTDLNNLISQMQEQSQESQALESQFNKVKLPLIFFADYIVYESGFKLSEPWKPMASEFDEYAGEEKFFVILEEELKDNSSEATERLSVYYSCLGLGMKNAYLGSEEELSQIMRQMFKRLFEKYKVDKSSKITPEAYKNVDKRDFTEQLAPKAGGLGVVFLSLLIIWFVSCLCLYHDASNDIEDSAETINSINSEDIYSLD; from the coding sequence ATGGGATTGATTGAAATAACAGAACCATTTTTGAGCTATATCTGCACCTTGAAAAAACTTTCTAATTCAGGTGATGTGTTAGATGCCTCCAAAATAAGGACTGATCTGAACAATTTGATTTCCCAAATGCAGGAGCAGAGTCAGGAAAGCCAGGCCTTGGAATCTCAGTTTAACAAGGTAAAACTCCCGCTCATATTTTTTGCTGATTATATAGTTTACGAATCTGGCTTTAAGTTGAGCGAGCCATGGAAGCCTATGGCCTCGGAATTTGATGAGTATGCCGGCGAAGAGAAGTTTTTTGTGATTTTAGAAGAGGAGCTAAAAGACAACAGCTCCGAAGCAACTGAAAGACTTTCTGTTTATTATTCCTGCTTGGGATTGGGGATGAAAAATGCCTATCTCGGCAGTGAAGAAGAGCTTTCACAGATAATGAGGCAAATGTTCAAGAGGTTATTTGAAAAATATAAAGTCGATAAAAGCTCAAAGATTACCCCCGAGGCCTATAAGAATGTTGACAAAAGAGACTTTACAGAACAGTTGGCTCCTAAGGCAGGCGGTTTGGGGGTAGTTTTCCTGAGTTTGCTGATAATCTGGTTTGTGAGCTGTCTGTGCCTTTATCACGATGCGTCGAATGATATAGAAGACAGCGCTGAGACTATAAATTCAATAAATTCTGAAGATATTTACAGCTTAGATTAG
- the tssG gene encoding type VI secretion system baseplate subunit TssG, translating into MCGRERTEKSYIRPEWRKQPYNYDFCQIVRSLEAGSAYSVGSSTQPKEDVCRFGQKISLGFAPSNLDSIKQENGLIPELRVNFMGLLGPNGPMPFHITEKVLDLNRRGERGFEAFLNLFNNRMTALFYRAWTLPLPAVSYGLSDRSFDYYISSIAGFGGSSLKNRDEVKDNFKGYFAASFSCQVKNSEGLKSAVEEYFRCPVRVVEFKGDWFEISDSEKFIMGSGASSVLGSSSIVGRQVWNCQNGIEMALGPLGLDSYESFLPAGRLHQTLLDLIKNYCGDEFQIDLRLILKREEIEPLQMGCFGRLGYTSWLLSQGDLSNADNQIVLRKVV; encoded by the coding sequence ATGTGCGGTCGTGAGCGGACAGAGAAAAGTTATATAAGGCCTGAATGGCGTAAGCAGCCATACAATTACGATTTCTGTCAGATTGTTAGAAGTCTTGAGGCCGGCAGCGCATATTCTGTGGGCTCGTCAACCCAGCCGAAAGAAGATGTGTGTCGTTTTGGTCAGAAGATATCTTTAGGCTTTGCTCCTTCTAATTTAGACAGCATAAAACAGGAAAACGGCTTAATACCGGAACTGAGAGTTAATTTTATGGGGCTTTTAGGTCCTAACGGCCCTATGCCTTTTCACATAACTGAGAAGGTTCTCGATTTAAACAGACGGGGCGAGAGGGGATTTGAGGCCTTCCTGAATCTTTTTAACAACAGAATGACAGCCTTGTTTTATCGTGCATGGACATTGCCGTTACCGGCAGTTTCATATGGTTTGAGCGATAGGAGCTTTGATTATTACATTTCTTCGATTGCAGGTTTCGGGGGAAGTTCTTTAAAAAACAGAGACGAAGTTAAAGATAATTTCAAAGGTTATTTCGCTGCCAGTTTTTCTTGCCAAGTAAAGAATTCGGAGGGGCTGAAATCTGCTGTTGAAGAATATTTCAGGTGTCCTGTAAGAGTGGTAGAATTCAAAGGGGACTGGTTTGAGATCAGCGATTCGGAAAAATTCATTATGGGAAGTGGAGCTTCATCGGTTCTTGGGAGCAGTTCAATTGTGGGCAGGCAGGTTTGGAACTGTCAAAATGGTATTGAGATGGCTCTTGGGCCTTTGGGCTTGGATAGCTATGAAAGCTTCCTTCCGGCAGGTCGTTTGCATCAGACGTTATTAGATCTAATCAAAAACTACTGCGGAGACGAATTCCAAATTGATTTACGCCTGATACTGAAAAGAGAAGAAATAGAGCCGCTTCAGATGGGCTGTTTTGGAAGGCTCGGCTATACAAGTTGGCTGCTTTCTCAGGGTGATCTCAGCAATGCTGATAATCAGATTGTTTTAAGAAAGGTGGTTTGA
- the tssK gene encoding type VI secretion system baseplate subunit TssK: MSEHGHISWTEGLFMQPHHMQYMQRSIDGRFQTICSSSFYPKGVIEFTCSDDRLKNFIVCFDKLKAVMPSGILVDYPGNAVLPSLNIQEIFAQSTEAVTVSLALPLRYSDRSNVVQGAAASVKKHFCTEYETVYDESTGENPQDIELLKLNARLVTNFDDTGDLELLPLLKIGRSTGDDSGLPVRQVRFVPPCRSLSGSPALLKEVRDLMNQVIASRNDFWNLFQRSNQPLNNLRGSQLVDVLKLRTLSRYAGRFESLLPALPKMHPYEAFLSFKELVYELSVFFLESDLKKLPEYDHENLGYAFTELSTYLRSLIKGRVESNYKRFKFEKNTAENIYALSVPEEVVSSCSEYYLAIISRKNHKDVLSTVANRDSFKLMPKSIVHRPIYGIQLDPEPTPPPELPTPSGCSYFSLNIEESRMVWNKFVQDKELALHWPDLPNSDFEILLFAMEV, encoded by the coding sequence ATGAGTGAACACGGACACATATCTTGGACAGAAGGGCTGTTTATGCAGCCTCATCATATGCAGTATATGCAGCGAAGCATAGATGGAAGATTTCAGACTATCTGCAGCAGCAGCTTCTATCCCAAGGGTGTGATTGAATTTACCTGCTCTGATGACAGGCTGAAAAACTTTATTGTTTGTTTTGATAAACTCAAAGCCGTGATGCCCAGCGGCATATTAGTAGACTATCCTGGGAACGCTGTTCTGCCCTCGCTGAATATTCAGGAAATTTTCGCTCAGTCAACAGAAGCTGTTACCGTAAGCCTTGCCCTGCCTCTAAGGTATTCTGACAGATCAAATGTGGTGCAAGGGGCTGCAGCGAGCGTTAAAAAGCATTTTTGCACTGAATATGAAACCGTTTATGACGAAAGTACCGGAGAAAATCCGCAGGATATAGAGCTGCTCAAACTGAATGCCCGTCTTGTTACTAATTTTGATGATACCGGGGATTTAGAGCTTTTGCCGCTTTTGAAGATTGGAAGGTCAACGGGAGATGATTCGGGGTTGCCTGTAAGGCAGGTGAGATTTGTTCCGCCATGCAGGAGTTTGTCTGGTTCTCCAGCTCTGCTCAAAGAGGTCAGGGATTTGATGAATCAGGTGATTGCGAGCAGAAACGATTTCTGGAATCTTTTCCAGCGTTCTAATCAGCCATTGAATAATCTCAGGGGCAGTCAGTTAGTTGATGTGTTGAAATTGAGAACTTTGAGCAGATATGCAGGAAGATTTGAGTCTTTGCTCCCTGCCCTGCCCAAGATGCACCCTTATGAGGCATTCCTGTCTTTCAAAGAACTGGTTTATGAACTTTCTGTGTTCTTTCTTGAGAGTGATTTGAAAAAACTTCCGGAATACGACCACGAGAATCTGGGCTATGCATTTACCGAGCTTTCAACATATCTTCGTTCATTGATCAAAGGAAGGGTTGAAAGCAATTATAAGAGATTCAAATTTGAAAAGAATACTGCTGAAAATATTTATGCCCTCAGTGTCCCCGAAGAAGTGGTCTCTTCATGCAGTGAGTATTATCTTGCGATAATTTCAAGGAAAAATCACAAAGACGTTTTATCAACAGTGGCCAATCGAGACAGCTTTAAGCTTATGCCGAAAAGCATAGTGCACAGACCAATATACGGAATCCAGCTCGACCCTGAGCCTACTCCGCCGCCCGAACTGCCCACTCCCAGCGGATGCTCTTATTTCAGTTTGAATATCGAAGAGAGCAGAATGGTTTGGAATAAGTTTGTGCAGGATAAGGAGCTTGCTCTGCACTGGCCTGATTTGCCCAACAGCGATTTCGAAATTTTATTATTTGCAATGGAGGTGTAA